Proteins encoded together in one Ipomoea triloba cultivar NCNSP0323 chromosome 4, ASM357664v1 window:
- the LOC116017222 gene encoding hyoscyamine 6-dioxygenase-like: MVVLLSNWSDVQSVPERYIFPSDVRPGNLDFPTYTDIPVIDLGNPDKNETIQQILKACQDSGIFQVINHGVSEDLMDETMNVLEEFFNLPGEYKERFYSQDITKPCRIFSSTLAYETEEFHYWRDNFTHRCHPLEDNIHSWPENPTKYRSVVSKYSVETRMLLLRILNMISQGLGIEPGYFEGELSKTHLFSVNHHIPCPDPSLTLGMPVHADPNLITLLHQGHVPGLQLLKDGRWTEVAPLRNAFIILPGLTLKVVSNDRFNTAIHRVVTNSKQTRTTIGVFLGPSQEISIEPAGALVDSGEAPVYRGFTYPELFNVFKVNHCDALRCFKTDSN; encoded by the exons ATGGTGGTTCTTCTTTCAAACTGGTCTGATGTTCAATCTGTGCCTGAACGTTACATCTTCCCATCCGATGTCAGACCTGGAAACCTCGATTTCCCCACTTATACCGACATTCCAGTCATAGACCTCGGAAATCCTGACAAAAATGAAACCATTCAGCAGATCCTTAAAGCATGCCAAGACTCTGGGATTTTCCAg GTGATTAACCATGGAGTGTCTGAGGATCTAATGGATGAAACAATGAATGTTCTTGAGGAATTCTTCAATCTGCCTGGAGAATACAAGGAAAGGTTTTACTCCCAGGACATAACTAAACCCTGCAGAATTTTCTCCAGCACTTTAGCTTATGAAACCGAAGAGTTTCACTACTGGAGAGACAACTTCACCCACAGATGTCACCCCCTGGAAGATAACATCCATTCCTGGCCAGAAAACCCCACCAAATACAG ATCTGTTGTGAGTAAGTATTCTGTCGAAACTCGAATGCTTCTGCTGAGGATCTTGAATATGATATCTCAAGGACTGGGAATCGAACCGGGCTACTTTGAAGGAGAATTGAGCAAAACTCACTTATTCTCAGTGAACCATCACATTCCATGCCCTGATCCATCTCTCACTCTGGGAATGCCTGTGCATGCTGATCCAAATCTCATCACCCTTCTTCACCAGGGTCATGTTCCAGGGCTTCAGCTCCTCAAAGATGGCCGCTGGACCGAAGTTGCCCCTCTCCGTAACGCCTTCATCATCCTACCTGGCCTAACCTTAAAg GTGGTGAGCAATGACAGGTTCAACACAGCAATACATCGTGTGGTGACGAACTCAAAACAGACCCGAACTACCATCGGAGTGTTTCTTGGGCCGTCTCAAGAAATCTCCATTGAACCGGCTGGAGCTTTGGTGGATTCAGGCGAGGCGCCGGTGTACCGGGGTTTTACGTACCCAGAGTTGTTCAACGTCTTCAAGGTAAATCATTGCGATGCACTCCGATGCTTCAAGACCGACTCTAATTAG
- the LOC116017827 gene encoding RING-H2 finger protein ATL16-like gives MDITAHIHESQVPTSPDSGNGGFPMIAIALLGIMATGFLLVSYYLFVTKCCFRWPQIDPLRRRRREEAAALVSSYSPSLQSRGLDELLIREIPTVQYGGGGGERSFRRCAVCLSEFQARETLRVLPKCDHAFHSDCIDIWLQNNATCPLCRTSIAAGKSRTPPLDRIIAPNSSPQDPRPFPGSAAASDDDLVVIELAGDDGTTAASPPQTAAQRSESRRSLLHSSRKPKPRKLHSASIMGDECIDVREKDSQFSIQPIRRSFSMDSAADRHVYLSVQEILRQIGHVDEVRNSGESSSSRMHRSIFSFGHGRGSRSAILPIQY, from the coding sequence ATGGATATTACAGCACATATCCATGAATCCCAAGTTCCTACCTCCCCAGATTCCGGCAATGGCGGCTTTCCGATGATCGCCATTGCGCTGTTGGGCATCATGGCCACCGGTTTCTTGCTCGTCAGCTACTATTTGTTCGTAACCAAGTGCTGTTTCCGGTGGCCACAGATTGATCCGTTGCGGCGGCGCCGCCGTGAAGAGGCGGCGGCGTTGGTGTCGTCGTATTCGCCGTCGTTGCAGAGCCGGGGGCTGGATGAGCTGCTGATACGCGAAATCCCGACGGTGCAgtacggcggcggcggcggggagCGGAGTTTCCGGCGGTGCGCGGTGTGTTTGAGTGAGTTTCAGGCGCGGGAAACGCTCCGGGTTCTTCCCAAATGCGACCACGCGTTTCATTCGGATTGCATCGATATATGGCTTCAGAACAACGCCACTTGCCCGCTCTGCAGAACCAGCATCGCCGCCGGAAAATCAAGAACGCCGCCGCTTGATCGGATCATCGCCCCCAACTCCTCCCCGCAAGATCCCCGCCCGTTCCCCGGAAGCGCGGCGGCCAGCGACGACGACTTGGTGGTGATTGAGCTGGCCGGAGATGACGGCACGACCGCCGCGTCGCCGCCGCAGACGGCGGCGCAGAGAAGCGAGTCGCGGCGGAGCTTGCTGCATTCGTCAAGAAAACCGAAACCCAGAAAGCTCCACAGCGCTTCAATCATGGGGGACGAGTGCATTGACGTGAGAGAGAAAGATTCCCAATTCTCCATCCAACCCATAAGAAGATCCTTCTCCATGGATTCTGCAGCAGACAGACATGTTTATCTGTCGGTCCAAGAAATCCTGAGACAGATCGGACATGTGGACGAGGTTAGAAACAGCGGTGAATCGAGTAGCAGCAGGATGCATAGATCCATCTTCTCATTTGGACATGGAAGAGGATCAAGAAGTGCCATTCTTCCCATTCAATATTAG